The stretch of DNA AGCCTCAGATTATATGATGCCCTAAGAGAGGCAGAGAGAGCGGTGATTATTGGAGCCGGGCCTATTGGGCTGGAGTGTGCCACTGCCTTTAGAGACCAGGGGATAAAAACCAGCCTGGTTGAAGCAAAGTCCCACCTTTTACCCGGTCTGCTTGATGAGGATATGGCCGGGCTGGTTGAAGCTAAACTTAAGGCGCAGGGGGTGAATATCTTTACCTCCGAACAGGTTACTGAGATAAATGGGAAGGATGCGGTTGAGTCTGTAAGGGTTAATGATAGTGAAATCAGGGCAGACCTTGTTCTGGTGGCCACAGGGATTTGGCCAAACAGTGAATTGGCAAAGGAGGCTGGCATTGAGGTTGGTGTGAATAACGGTATCCTGGTAGATTCAAGACACCGGGTAATAAAGGATAGCCAAGCATTAGCTGATGTCTATGCCCTGGGTGACTGCGTAGAGGTCAAAAACAGAATTACCGGCACTTACCAGCTTTCTCCAATAGTTTCTACCGCGGTGCTTGCTTCCAGAATAATAGCCGAAAATATCTGCGGGGAAGATATTTGCCTGGATAGTTACCTCAGTCCTTATATCATGGTGGCCGGCGGTCTTGAGATTGGGGCGGTGGGTATAATTTCACACCAGGCAGAACAGATTGGGGCTAATATTGTCATAGGAAAAGGCTCCGGGCATACTAAGGTAAATTATTACCCGGAGGCTAAAAAGATGACCGTAAAACTTCTTTCAGACAGAGAGTATTTGCTTGGTGCCCAGATTGTGGGTGGTGAAGATGTGAAG from bacterium encodes:
- a CDS encoding FAD-dependent oxidoreductase codes for the protein MPEKVVIIGGGVAGTNLAKKLVDKNRGFEITLVKKETHASYSPCGIPDVLSGKISGMESILKDSLDNYLTKRGGTIKSGVRVTKLNINSKTVETDVGETLGFDVLVIATGRRPAIPKLNGIGLKGVYSLCDLEDSLRLYDALREAERAVIIGAGPIGLECATAFRDQGIKTSLVEAKSHLLPGLLDEDMAGLVEAKLKAQGVNIFTSEQVTEINGKDAVESVRVNDSEIRADLVLVATGIWPNSELAKEAGIEVGVNNGILVDSRHRVIKDSQALADVYALGDCVEVKNRITGTYQLSPIVSTAVLASRIIAENICGEDICLDSYLSPYIMVAGGLEIGAVGIISHQAEQIGANIVIGKGSGHTKVNYYPEAKKMTVKLLSDREYLLGAQIVGGEDVKERINAITGLIHLKVKVQDILQMERCFTPSLCTSRDAFQRAVEELLGVLA